A portion of the Treponema rectale genome contains these proteins:
- the recN gene encoding DNA repair protein RecN, protein MLEELDIKNFALIDAAHVEFKKGFTVLSGETGAGKSILIGSLAFLLGGKAGLEQIRTGCHEAQVCGTFLLEEKKGSLESARDWLDSHGIEAEDGRVILRRVVRDTGKTSAWIGGVPVTKADLADFASFLVDLHGQHEQQSLMKVSEHRRYLDIYADIVPEVQAFTRLYTQLVEKRALLDSLNTNETERANKIDMLSFAISEIEDAKLKTGEDEQLAAEESRLASYEKLYSDVEEITSLLEGEDGSGILAMYKRLRGSASHASSLDSELTELNGRIENSFYEAEDIAREFRRYKNELVFDPERLTEVQDRLELINRLKKKYAGGINSTIEDINEYAEKSRAELERLTGQGNDRFSLEKEIALLEKSVYTDAKAISTKRKDAAQKMSGAVEEILYKLGMKDTRFRVSLVEKEGTLVEQKCGPYGIDNIEFLISANPGSPLLPLARIASGGELSRVMLALKTILSAADTAGTLIFDEIDTGIGGEVAVAVGEHMKKLAQGLQVLCITHLASIAVYADNQIKIKKGVEGNSTATSVFPVENEERVSEIARMLSGDSSSEESLGHARAMLQKFGGM, encoded by the coding sequence GTGCTTGAAGAACTTGATATAAAAAATTTTGCACTTATAGATGCTGCTCATGTTGAATTTAAGAAGGGATTTACAGTCTTAAGCGGTGAAACCGGTGCCGGAAAATCCATTCTTATCGGAAGCCTTGCTTTTCTTCTTGGCGGAAAGGCCGGACTTGAGCAGATACGGACAGGCTGTCACGAGGCACAGGTATGCGGTACTTTTTTACTTGAAGAAAAAAAAGGAAGTCTTGAAAGTGCGAGGGACTGGCTTGATTCTCATGGAATAGAGGCTGAGGACGGACGCGTTATTTTAAGAAGAGTTGTCCGTGATACGGGAAAAACTTCTGCATGGATAGGTGGTGTTCCTGTAACAAAGGCAGACCTTGCTGATTTTGCATCATTTCTTGTGGATCTTCACGGGCAGCACGAACAGCAGTCCCTTATGAAAGTTAGTGAGCACAGACGCTATCTTGATATTTATGCCGATATAGTTCCTGAGGTACAGGCATTTACCAGACTTTACACTCAGCTTGTAGAAAAAAGAGCTTTACTGGATTCTCTTAATACAAATGAAACTGAACGTGCAAATAAAATAGACATGCTCAGTTTTGCCATATCAGAAATTGAAGACGCAAAGTTGAAAACTGGTGAGGATGAGCAGCTTGCGGCAGAAGAAAGCCGTCTTGCCTCTTATGAAAAACTTTATTCGGATGTAGAAGAAATAACTTCCCTTCTGGAAGGTGAGGACGGATCCGGAATTCTTGCCATGTACAAGAGATTAAGGGGAAGTGCCTCTCATGCCTCGTCCCTCGATTCAGAGCTGACGGAACTTAACGGAAGAATTGAAAATTCATTTTATGAAGCTGAGGACATAGCAAGAGAATTCCGCAGGTATAAAAATGAACTTGTCTTTGATCCGGAAAGACTTACTGAAGTTCAGGATCGGCTTGAACTTATAAACAGACTTAAGAAGAAATATGCAGGTGGAATTAATTCTACTATTGAAGATATAAATGAATATGCAGAAAAATCCCGTGCAGAGCTGGAACGGCTTACGGGGCAGGGAAATGACAGGTTTTCTTTAGAAAAAGAAATCGCACTTCTTGAAAAATCGGTGTATACTGATGCTAAGGCTATCAGTACAAAGCGGAAAGATGCGGCTCAGAAAATGTCCGGTGCGGTAGAAGAAATTCTGTATAAACTGGGCATGAAGGATACCAGGTTCCGGGTAAGTCTCGTCGAAAAGGAAGGAACCCTTGTGGAACAGAAATGCGGACCTTATGGAATTGATAACATTGAATTCCTTATAAGCGCAAATCCTGGAAGTCCGCTTCTGCCTCTTGCCCGTATTGCATCCGGCGGTGAATTGAGCCGTGTAATGCTTGCCTTAAAGACGATTCTCTCTGCGGCTGATACTGCAGGAACACTTATTTTTGATGAAATAGACACTGGTATCGGTGGTGAGGTTGCCGTTGCTGTCGGTGAACATATGAAAAAACTTGCTCAGGGACTGCAGGTTTTATGTATAACTCATTTGGCCAGTATAGCTGTTTATGCCGATAATCAGATTAAGATAAAGAAGGGTGTTGAAGGAAATTCAACTGCGACTTCTGTATTCCCTGTAGAAAATGAGGAGCGGGTAAGTGAAATAGCCCGCATGCTTTCAGGGGATTCAAGTTCAGAGGAATCTCTCGGACACGCCAGAGCCATGCTGCAGAAATTCGGAGGAATGTAA
- a CDS encoding HD domain-containing protein, whose amino-acid sequence MKKEFALKIFEAFSIERWTDLVRPFEVVEMDKEAEKMVVAYIIAKFEESRGVKIDWEWMIYASLFHLLRKIQLCDIKAPVQTLIKQNFPEEYVKLNRWVLEQYRPYIDDDDLYAKFSTYIESLGGNCVLSEEQKAALHIFKAAHRYSTLRELEMISPVNESDRMEKIRRELNAQLQGFLDLRGLQLLMTKQKPYEFLMRIEQLRFQTRWNQTPRVPATSVLGHCFFVAVLTLLLMRESPVKMCSRRIYNNFFSALFHDLPESVTRDIISPVKQATDGLPEIVKKIEDQIVASELVPLMEDFYKNEILYFTSNEFDNRVIFDEKGFSVSFEKLNADYNYDEFEPVDGKLVRLADHYSALIEADVSIHHGITSRHLEDGRTNLINSYGTGTYINGIDAGSLFSQFLQ is encoded by the coding sequence ATGAAAAAAGAATTTGCCTTAAAAATATTTGAAGCTTTCTCGATTGAACGCTGGACAGATCTTGTACGGCCTTTTGAAGTTGTAGAAATGGATAAAGAAGCCGAAAAGATGGTTGTTGCCTATATTATAGCCAAATTTGAAGAGAGCCGTGGCGTAAAAATAGACTGGGAATGGATGATTTACGCTTCATTATTTCATCTTTTAAGAAAAATTCAGCTGTGTGATATAAAGGCACCGGTACAGACCCTTATAAAGCAGAACTTTCCAGAAGAGTATGTAAAGCTTAACCGGTGGGTTCTTGAGCAGTACAGACCTTACATTGATGATGATGATCTCTATGCAAAGTTTTCTACCTATATAGAAAGTCTCGGCGGAAACTGTGTACTTTCAGAGGAACAGAAGGCTGCCCTTCATATTTTTAAGGCTGCCCACCGTTATTCTACCCTCCGCGAACTTGAAATGATAAGTCCCGTAAATGAATCTGACCGTATGGAAAAGATCCGCAGAGAACTTAATGCACAGCTGCAGGGATTTCTTGATCTCAGGGGGCTGCAACTGCTGATGACGAAACAGAAGCCTTATGAGTTTTTGATGCGGATAGAGCAGCTCAGGTTTCAGACCAGATGGAATCAGACTCCCCGTGTTCCGGCAACATCTGTTTTAGGACACTGTTTTTTTGTTGCAGTTCTTACCCTTCTTTTAATGAGGGAATCTCCCGTTAAAATGTGTTCCAGACGTATCTATAATAATTTTTTCAGTGCTTTGTTTCATGACCTTCCGGAAAGCGTTACCAGGGATATTATTTCTCCTGTAAAGCAGGCAACGGACGGACTTCCTGAAATCGTCAAGAAGATTGAAGACCAGATTGTTGCTTCAGAGCTTGTTCCGCTTATGGAAGATTTTTATAAAAATGAGATTCTTTATTTTACCAGCAATGAGTTTGACAACAGGGTAATTTTTGATGAAAAAGGTTTCAGCGTTTCTTTTGAGAAGCTGAACGCAGATTATAACTATGATGAATTTGAGCCGGTTGACGGAAAACTGGTGCGTCTTGCAGATCATTATTCTGCGCTCATCGAAGCAGATGTTTCCATTCACCACGGAATTACAAGCCGGCATCTGGAAGACGGACGTACTAACCTTATAAACAGTTATGGCACCGGAACTTATATTAACGGAATAGATGCGGGAAGCCTGTTTTCTCAGTTTTTACAGTAA
- a CDS encoding OadG family protein: protein MTIAQMLEQSGILTLLGMCVVFSFLVIMIAAMNILRVFIKALHLDKEPEKSDTSSSSGSAPVVGTQDNGAVIAAIAAAVHEKESV from the coding sequence ATGACAATAGCACAAATGCTTGAGCAAAGCGGAATCCTTACTCTGCTTGGTATGTGTGTCGTATTCAGCTTCCTTGTAATTATGATTGCAGCAATGAATATTTTACGCGTTTTCATTAAAGCACTGCATCTTGATAAGGAACCTGAGAAGAGTGACACATCGTCTTCATCCGGATCGGCACCTGTCGTCGGAACACAGGATAATGGTGCAGTTATTGCAGCAATAGCAGCTGCAGTCCACGAAAAAGAATCTGTATAA
- the oadA gene encoding sodium-extruding oxaloacetate decarboxylase subunit alpha, translating to MAKVGISELAIRDAHQSLHATRMTTADMLPACPMLDKIGYKFIEGWGGATYDSCIRFLNEDPWERLRKLHAALPNNKIMMLLRGQNLLGYRHYADDVVDKFVETAAKNGVDVFRIFDACNDPRNLERATKAAKKTGKHVQMAISYAVTPFHTIEKYAELAKTYADFGADSICIKDMSGLLKPYDAYELVKAVKKACDLPVEIHTHSTTGLSVATELKAVEAGADILDTAISSMSMGTSHSPTETVVEMLKGTQYDTELDVKALLEIAAYFREVRKHYASLESKFLGADTRILLSQVPGGMLSNLESQLKQQGAADKMDDVLAELPKVHKDIGYVPLVTPTSQIVGTQAVFNVLFGRYERMTGEFRDLLVGKYGKLPAEPNADLVKKALELNKMDAVVTCRPADLIEPEWDKMVAESKQNGGDGSDEDALTYAMFPKVAPKFFAERKNGPVDAEKTFGLKETPKAASSNGGSYTITVNGASYAVTSDGKGNINVNGTPYAVAFGAAGAAPAQPAAAAPAVTGGVEVKAPVAGTLLKQCFANGSKVNKGDTVIIIESMKMELEVKATESGTISYSVATGSQIQNGQVLASIGGVVQAAPAPAAAPVQAAPAPAPVSAGGTKVNAPVAGVYLRNAVNEGASVKKGDNIVIIESMKMELEIKAPCDGKVHFLATAGTQISNGQAVAEIQ from the coding sequence ATGGCTAAAGTTGGAATTTCAGAACTTGCAATCCGTGACGCTCATCAGTCACTTCATGCAACTCGTATGACCACGGCAGATATGCTTCCTGCATGTCCTATGCTTGATAAAATCGGTTATAAATTCATTGAAGGATGGGGTGGAGCTACTTATGACTCATGTATCCGCTTCCTTAATGAAGATCCTTGGGAACGCCTCCGCAAACTTCATGCAGCTCTTCCTAATAATAAAATCATGATGCTTCTGCGCGGACAGAACCTTCTCGGTTACCGTCACTATGCAGATGATGTTGTAGATAAATTCGTTGAAACAGCAGCTAAAAATGGTGTTGATGTATTCAGAATTTTTGATGCATGTAATGATCCTCGTAATCTTGAGCGTGCTACAAAGGCTGCAAAGAAAACAGGAAAGCATGTACAGATGGCTATTTCTTATGCCGTAACTCCTTTCCATACAATCGAAAAATATGCAGAACTTGCAAAAACATATGCTGACTTTGGTGCAGATTCTATCTGTATTAAAGACATGTCCGGTCTTCTTAAGCCTTATGATGCTTATGAACTCGTAAAGGCCGTAAAAAAGGCATGCGATCTTCCGGTTGAAATTCACACACACTCAACAACAGGTCTTTCTGTTGCAACAGAACTTAAAGCTGTTGAAGCAGGTGCAGATATCCTTGATACAGCAATTTCTTCAATGTCAATGGGTACTTCACATTCTCCTACAGAAACTGTTGTAGAAATGCTTAAGGGTACTCAGTATGATACTGAACTTGATGTAAAGGCTCTTCTTGAAATTGCAGCTTATTTCCGTGAAGTACGCAAGCATTATGCTTCTCTTGAATCAAAGTTCCTTGGTGCTGATACACGTATTCTTCTTTCTCAGGTTCCTGGCGGAATGCTTTCTAACCTTGAAAGCCAGCTTAAGCAGCAGGGCGCTGCCGACAAGATGGATGATGTTCTTGCAGAACTTCCGAAGGTTCATAAGGATATCGGTTATGTTCCTCTTGTAACTCCGACAAGCCAGATTGTAGGAACACAGGCTGTATTTAATGTTCTTTTCGGCCGCTATGAAAGAATGACCGGTGAATTCCGTGATCTTCTGGTTGGAAAATACGGAAAGCTTCCGGCAGAACCGAATGCTGACCTTGTTAAGAAGGCTCTTGAGCTTAATAAAATGGATGCAGTTGTTACCTGTCGTCCGGCTGATCTTATTGAACCTGAATGGGACAAAATGGTTGCTGAATCAAAACAGAACGGTGGTGACGGTTCTGATGAAGATGCACTTACTTATGCAATGTTCCCTAAGGTAGCTCCAAAGTTCTTTGCAGAACGCAAGAATGGTCCTGTTGATGCAGAAAAGACATTCGGTCTTAAGGAAACTCCAAAGGCTGCTTCTTCAAACGGCGGTTCATATACAATTACAGTTAACGGTGCTTCTTATGCAGTTACTTCTGACGGAAAGGGCAATATTAACGTAAACGGAACTCCTTATGCAGTTGCATTCGGTGCTGCCGGTGCTGCTCCTGCTCAGCCAGCTGCAGCAGCTCCTGCTGTAACAGGTGGTGTTGAAGTTAAGGCTCCTGTTGCAGGTACACTGCTCAAACAGTGCTTTGCAAACGGTTCAAAGGTAAATAAGGGTGATACTGTAATTATCATTGAATCAATGAAGATGGAACTTGAAGTTAAGGCAACTGAATCAGGAACCATTTCTTATTCTGTAGCTACAGGCAGTCAGATTCAGAATGGTCAGGTTCTTGCATCTATCGGTGGTGTCGTTCAGGCAGCTCCGGCTCCGGCAGCAGCTCCTGTACAGGCAGCTCCAGCTCCGGCACCAGTTTCTGCAGGGGGAACAAAGGTAAATGCTCCTGTTGCTGGTGTATATCTTAGAAATGCTGTTAACGAAGGTGCTTCGGTTAAGAAGGGTGATAATATCGTTATCATCGAATCTATGAAGATGGAACTTGAAATTAAAGCTCCTTGCGACGGTAAGGTACATTTCCTTGCTACAGCAGGAACTCAGATTTCTAACGGACAGGCAGTTGCTGAAATTCAGTAA
- a CDS encoding sodium ion-translocating decarboxylase subunit beta, translated as MPFSKTENNKKIAFVMIAIMAVAGIMGIMKTAFTKNAVISEKQMVLAQSDDVKTDAAATEEASGMDRVIPGTEKWNGKHDIRPVSFLKNLWQTTGIYQMIHSTASETEAEEAEEEKVDPFAGKKAPGYQYLIMIAIGFLIVYLGAGRGFEPLLLIPIGFGTVLVNIPGANMGVAPDGMLSIIYNAGVGNEFFPMLIFMGIGAMTDFGPLIANPKMALLGGAAQFGVFFTLFGVSLLNLIPGVFDYNILQASAIAIIGGADGPTSIYVSAKLAPELMSVIAVAAYSYMALVPMIQPPIMKALTTEKERKIHMDQLRYVSKTEKVLFPMMLLVLTMLLLPSAAPLIGMLAFGNFVKQCGVVERLSKTMENELMNIVSILLSLGVGSQMTPEKIINGKSLGIILLGLVAFCVASAAGVLMAKLMNVFLPKDKKIKPLIGSAGVSAVPMAARVSNKVGLEYDPSNFLLMNAMGPNVSGVIGTAIAAGVFIATFAK; from the coding sequence ATGCCTTTTTCTAAGACTGAAAATAATAAAAAAATCGCATTCGTAATGATTGCCATAATGGCAGTTGCAGGAATTATGGGTATTATGAAGACTGCATTTACAAAAAATGCAGTTATTTCAGAAAAACAGATGGTTCTTGCACAGTCAGATGACGTAAAGACTGATGCTGCAGCAACTGAAGAAGCTTCAGGTATGGATCGTGTTATTCCAGGAACTGAAAAATGGAATGGAAAACATGATATTCGCCCTGTATCTTTCTTGAAGAATCTCTGGCAGACAACAGGTATCTATCAGATGATTCATTCAACTGCTTCGGAAACAGAAGCTGAAGAGGCAGAGGAAGAAAAAGTAGACCCGTTTGCAGGAAAGAAAGCTCCCGGCTATCAGTACCTTATAATGATTGCCATCGGTTTCCTTATCGTATATCTTGGAGCTGGACGTGGTTTTGAACCGCTTCTTCTTATTCCGATCGGATTTGGAACTGTTCTTGTAAACATTCCCGGGGCAAATATGGGAGTGGCTCCGGACGGAATGCTCAGCATTATTTATAATGCCGGAGTAGGAAATGAATTCTTCCCTATGCTTATCTTTATGGGTATCGGAGCAATGACAGACTTCGGTCCTCTTATTGCAAATCCTAAGATGGCTCTTCTTGGAGGAGCAGCTCAGTTCGGTGTATTCTTTACACTGTTTGGAGTTTCTCTCCTTAACCTTATTCCTGGAGTATTTGATTATAATATCCTTCAGGCAAGTGCAATCGCTATTATCGGTGGAGCAGACGGTCCTACATCAATTTATGTAAGTGCCAAGCTTGCTCCTGAACTTATGTCTGTAATTGCCGTAGCTGCATATTCTTATATGGCTCTCGTTCCTATGATTCAGCCTCCTATCATGAAGGCTCTTACTACAGAAAAGGAACGCAAGATTCATATGGATCAGCTCCGCTATGTAAGCAAGACAGAAAAGGTTCTTTTCCCTATGATGCTTCTTGTACTTACAATGCTTCTTCTTCCATCAGCAGCTCCTCTTATCGGTATGCTTGCATTCGGAAACTTTGTAAAGCAGTGTGGTGTTGTTGAGCGTCTTTCTAAGACAATGGAAAATGAATTGATGAATATCGTATCAATTCTTCTTTCTCTTGGTGTAGGAAGTCAGATGACTCCGGAAAAGATTATTAACGGTAAGTCTCTTGGAATTATTCTTCTTGGCCTTGTTGCATTCTGTGTTGCCAGTGCAGCCGGAGTTCTTATGGCTAAACTTATGAATGTGTTCCTTCCGAAAGATAAGAAGATTAAACCTCTTATCGGAAGTGCAGGTGTAAGTGCCGTTCCTATGGCTGCCCGCGTTTCTAATAAAGTAGGTCTTGAATATGATCCTTCAAACTTCCTTTTGATGAACGCAATGGGACCTAATGTTTCTGGTGTTATCGGAACTGCAATTGCTGCCGGTGTATTTATCGCAACCTTTGCTAAATAA
- a CDS encoding DUF3791 domain-containing protein, whose amino-acid sequence MTADATLLQMKYARIISLLAKKANIDEEKAMEMFYKSNTYTLMSKGISDFHCLSDAYLVEEIMLEQKH is encoded by the coding sequence ATGACAGCAGATGCAACCCTTTTACAGATGAAATACGCTCGTATTATTTCTCTACTTGCAAAAAAAGCAAATATAGACGAAGAAAAAGCCATGGAAATGTTTTACAAATCCAATACTTATACGCTTATGAGTAAAGGTATCAGCGATTTTCATTGTTTAAGTGATGCCTATCTTGTAGAAGAAATAATGCTGGAACAAAAACATTGA
- a CDS encoding DUF3990 domain-containing protein has translation MKLYHGSTFIVDKPLVSYGRENLDFGKGFYTTSMQSQAEKWIQRFISLGKKGIINIYNFDDTDILKKYRYKKFPEYNEEWLDFVLACRSGSKEYLNYDIIEGGIANDKVFNTVELFFTGLIDKSTALQRLKFEKPNNQICFINQEVIDNILHFESSYEAKEV, from the coding sequence ATGAAACTCTACCACGGTTCAACATTTATTGTAGATAAACCGCTTGTTTCTTACGGTCGTGAAAACCTTGATTTTGGCAAAGGCTTTTACACAACAAGTATGCAGAGCCAGGCAGAAAAATGGATACAGCGTTTTATTTCTCTTGGAAAAAAAGGAATCATTAATATCTACAATTTTGATGATACTGACATTCTGAAAAAATACCGCTATAAGAAATTTCCAGAATACAATGAAGAATGGCTTGATTTCGTTCTCGCCTGCCGCAGTGGTTCAAAAGAATATCTGAATTACGACATCATTGAAGGCGGCATCGCAAACGATAAAGTCTTTAACACAGTAGAACTTTTTTTCACAGGTCTCATAGATAAATCAACTGCCTTACAACGTCTTAAATTTGAAAAACCGAATAATCAGATTTGTTTTATTAACCAGGAAGTCATAGATAATATTTTACATTTTGAATCCAGCTATGAAGCAAAGGAAGTATAA
- a CDS encoding DUF3791 domain-containing protein gives MSDKQIEYSVFCIENVAKELGKSGSELFQILNSSGLLHSYIIPSYEALHTQSKQYIVNEIISVLKERNLVA, from the coding sequence ATGAGTGATAAACAGATAGAATACTCAGTTTTCTGCATTGAAAATGTTGCAAAAGAACTTGGTAAATCTGGTTCTGAATTATTCCAGATTCTCAATTCTTCAGGTCTCCTTCATTCATATATCATTCCTTCTTATGAAGCACTTCATACTCAGAGTAAACAATACATTGTAAACGAAATCATTTCAGTCCTTAAAGAAAGGAATCTTGTTGCATGA
- a CDS encoding primase-like DNA-binding domain-containing protein, whose amino-acid sequence MIPFDVTIPPEQRDKNRTEKLIAENAGILNWLIQGYAMWKKEGLGDADAVGTFVNDCLEIDGSLSYRLHTKILYETYIKWCNKNNERVMSQKWLGLL is encoded by the coding sequence ATGATTCCTTTTGATGTAACGATTCCTCCGGAACAGAGGGATAAAAATCGTACTGAAAAGCTGATTGCAGAAAATGCAGGAATTTTGAACTGGCTTATTCAGGGCTATGCGATGTGGAAAAAAGAAGGTCTTGGAGATGCGGATGCGGTAGGAACTTTTGTAAATGACTGTCTTGAAATTGACGGTTCTTTGAGCTATCGGCTTCATACTAAGATTTTGTATGAGACTTATATCAAGTGGTGCAATAAAAATAATGAGCGGGTTATGTCTCAGAAGTGGCTGGGCTTGCTGTGA
- a CDS encoding helix-turn-helix transcriptional regulator: MKQEQKTPERTLNKKMLERLIIIHNAIKAGMYPDVPRLQKLYCEQTGYSKVGEATIYRDIDMLRTYFHAPLEFDRDKGGYYYMDDNWDFALNSISTEDVFYLSAAKTLLSSFEGSPIYDSISEVINFVTDTQGIGKSSLLKRIAVPPVPKVNIDHQIWKKLLDAIRNNLIVEFDYNGRWNTETTHRKVSPYQFLFDDGSCFLFGFSFERNAERIFSLSRIKNLVVTSEHFELPEDFDFSSRCGGGKFGAFMSDNSVDFVIDCYNDTREFVKERMLADNQKITDFDDEEKTRVEFSSTQTLRVMEWILSQGSHAIPVSPDWFVDNWKMTVKTMMKRVKGDFS, translated from the coding sequence ATGAAACAAGAACAAAAAACACCAGAACGTACTCTTAATAAAAAAATGCTTGAGCGTCTTATAATTATTCATAATGCCATTAAAGCAGGTATGTATCCTGATGTTCCTAGACTGCAAAAGCTTTATTGTGAGCAAACCGGTTATAGTAAAGTTGGCGAAGCAACAATTTACCGTGATATTGATATGCTCCGTACATATTTCCACGCCCCTTTAGAGTTTGATAGAGACAAAGGCGGCTATTACTACATGGATGATAATTGGGATTTTGCTCTTAATAGTATTTCTACCGAAGATGTTTTTTATCTTTCAGCTGCAAAAACTCTTCTTTCTAGTTTTGAAGGAAGTCCAATATATGATTCTATTTCCGAGGTTATCAATTTTGTAACTGATACACAGGGCATAGGAAAAAGTTCTCTCTTAAAACGAATTGCAGTCCCACCTGTTCCTAAAGTAAATATCGATCATCAAATCTGGAAAAAATTACTTGATGCAATCCGCAATAATCTGATAGTAGAGTTTGATTATAATGGTCGCTGGAATACAGAAACAACTCACAGAAAAGTTTCTCCTTATCAATTCTTATTTGATGATGGTTCTTGTTTCCTTTTTGGTTTTTCATTTGAGCGAAATGCAGAAAGGATTTTTTCATTAAGTCGTATTAAGAATCTTGTTGTTACTTCTGAACATTTTGAATTACCGGAAGATTTCGATTTTTCTTCTCGTTGTGGTGGTGGTAAATTCGGTGCTTTTATGTCTGATAATTCTGTTGATTTTGTAATTGATTGTTATAACGATACACGCGAATTTGTAAAAGAGCGAATGCTGGCTGACAATCAAAAAATCACAGACTTTGACGATGAAGAAAAAACGCGTGTTGAGTTTTCGTCCACACAGACATTAAGAGTAATGGAATGGATTTTGTCACAAGGTTCGCATGCAATTCCTGTTTCGCCAGACTGGTTTGTTGATAACTGGAAGATGACTGTAAAAACAATGATGAAAAGAGTTAAAGGTGATTTCTCGTAG
- a CDS encoding ATP-binding protein, with amino-acid sequence MAVLLYGAPGTGKTETVYQIAKKTGRKILHVDISSTKSCWFGESEKIMKKIFVDYKNLCKLCRDEKDGKIPILLFNEADGILSKRKDSTMGSVSQVENTIQNIILEEMEKLEGIMIATTNLADNLDAAFERRFLFKIKFENPTVKAKAKIWKSKLNWLPENEIEMFARNYDLSGGQIDNIVRKVTMDEILTGKRPEYEELLKLCKKEKLGETERKIGFF; translated from the coding sequence ATTGCAGTTTTATTATACGGCGCACCAGGTACAGGTAAGACAGAAACTGTTTATCAAATTGCCAAGAAGACAGGACGAAAAATCCTTCATGTAGATATAAGCAGCACTAAGTCCTGCTGGTTTGGTGAAAGTGAAAAAATAATGAAAAAGATATTCGTTGATTATAAAAATCTTTGCAAATTATGTAGAGATGAAAAGGATGGAAAAATTCCTATTCTACTTTTCAACGAAGCGGATGGTATTCTTTCTAAAAGAAAAGATTCCACTATGGGGTCTGTATCTCAGGTAGAAAATACAATTCAGAATATCATTCTAGAAGAAATGGAGAAACTAGAAGGTATTATGATTGCTACAACAAATCTGGCAGATAATCTTGATGCAGCTTTTGAAAGACGTTTTCTATTTAAGATTAAATTTGAAAATCCAACAGTTAAAGCAAAAGCAAAAATATGGAAATCAAAATTAAATTGGCTTCCTGAAAATGAAATTGAAATGTTCGCAAGAAATTATGATCTAAGTGGCGGACAGATAGATAATATTGTTCGTAAAGTAACAATGGATGAAATACTAACAGGAAAACGACCGGAATATGAAGAACTTCTAAAACTCTGTAAAAAAGAAAAACTGGGAGAAACTGAAAGAAAAATCGGGTTTTTCTAA
- a CDS encoding exonuclease domain-containing protein, with amino-acid sequence MSYDDVRDKPYFPEVWDTIITPFINENLELPFVAHNACFDMNVIRKCCEYYRMEKPNISYFDSLRIAQNTWPDFKVHKLTFLAEQFGIVYDAHNVLDDSLTCGKIVTLAAEKQESDNISELLKRCNLQISKL; translated from the coding sequence ATTTCTTATGATGACGTTCGCGATAAACCGTATTTTCCTGAAGTTTGGGATACTATTATTACACCATTTATAAATGAAAATCTTGAGTTACCATTTGTTGCTCATAATGCTTGTTTCGATATGAATGTAATTAGAAAGTGTTGTGAATACTATAGAATGGAAAAACCTAATATAAGCTATTTTGATTCCTTACGTATAGCACAAAATACTTGGCCTGATTTTAAAGTTCATAAATTGACTTTCTTGGCTGAGCAATTTGGAATAGTTTATGATGCACATAATGTTCTTGATGATTCTCTTACTTGTGGAAAAATCGTAACGCTTGCAGCTGAAAAACAGGAATCAGATAATATTTCTGAATTATTAAAAAGATGTAATTTACAAATTAGTAAACTGTAA
- a CDS encoding type II toxin-antitoxin system Phd/YefM family antitoxin, whose amino-acid sequence MTQIRPVSDLRNKFSEIETLVAECQAPVFLTKNGYGSMVVMSLDLYDRLTDNIESKLDEADMQAKTDPTRYTHEEVFSSIRNQIKAR is encoded by the coding sequence ATGACACAAATAAGACCTGTATCTGACTTAAGAAATAAATTCTCTGAAATCGAAACTCTGGTTGCAGAATGCCAGGCTCCGGTTTTCCTTACAAAAAATGGTTATGGCTCAATGGTTGTTATGAGTCTTGATTTGTACGACCGTCTTACTGATAACATTGAATCAAAACTTGATGAAGCTGATATGCAGGCTAAAACAGATCCGACTCGTTATACTCACGAGGAAGTATTTTCTTCAATCCGTAATCAGATAAAGGCAAGATGA